In Mytilus edulis chromosome 4, xbMytEdul2.2, whole genome shotgun sequence, the following proteins share a genomic window:
- the LOC139519245 gene encoding zwei Ig domain protein zig-8-like isoform X1, producing the protein MHWHGQYHKIANFIIKETYVWTTVILLAFLCALNVEGLKSDVPYFEPRENNVSFHTGSTATLMCSIIGLQTRIVVWRRMSEPSPLTIGDFVYSQDSRISIRRAVKQNEWNLVIKDVRPADAGVYECAVSSREKIKRLVLLRVTGTYRNVSRTSYTFENDILLSQPRVNVTGNDFVSKGQTILLTCNATGEDHAPDTVDWFINGLKVDKKNMPRVRVYNKVDIYRRTLLSTLEIRRSLMSDTGVYICRGPDEKTSKLTVHILDEEKSIIDKRGFVNDSSAASYLFQWTAKCLVICVSATWFTHIWFIT; encoded by the exons ATGCATTGGCATGGACAGTATCATAAGAtagcaaattttataataaaggaaaCTTACGTTTGGACAACAGTTATATTGTTAGCGTTCTTATGTG CCTTAAACGTCGAAGGACTAAAGTCTGATGTTCCTTATTTTGAGCCAAGAGAAAACAATGTATCATTCCACACCGGATCAACAGCTACCTTGATGTGTTCCATCATAGGACTCCAGACACGGATT gTTGTTTGGAGGCGGATGTCAGAACCTAGCCCTCTCACTATAGGAGATTTTGTTTATAGTCAAGATAGTAGAATATCAATACGAAGGGCAGTGAAGCAAAATGAATGGAATTTAGTTATCAAAGATGTGCGACCAGCTGATGCAGGAGTATATGAATGTGCAGTTAGTTCCAGAGAGAAAATTAAAAGACTTGTACTACTTAGAGTTACTG GAACGTACAGGAATGTATCTAGGACAAGTTATACTTTTGAAAACG ATATACTATTGTCACAACCAC gggTTAACGTAACAGGTAATGACTTTGTGAGCAAAGGTCAAACTATTTTACTTACATGTAATGCGACTGGTGAAGATCATGCTCCAGACACAGTTGACTGGTTTATCAATGGACTTAAAGTTGATAAGAAAAATATGCCCCGTGTACGGGTATATAATAAAGTTGACATTTATAGAAGAACGTTACTGAGTACACTAGAAATAAGACGTTCATTAATGAGTGATACAGGGGTATATATCTGTAGAGGGCCAGATGAAAAAACATCCAAGTTAACAGTTCATATATTAGATG aagAAAAGTCAATTATAGATAAACGTG GTTTTGTGAACGATTCATCAGCAGCTTCTTATTTATTTCAATGGACTGCAAAATGCTTAGTTATTTGTGTCTCTGCAACATGGTTTACACATATTTGGTTCATTACGTGA
- the LOC139519245 gene encoding zwei Ig domain protein zig-8-like isoform X2, with amino-acid sequence MHWHGQYHKIANFIIKETYVWTTVILLAFLCALNVEGLKSDVPYFEPRENNVSFHTGSTATLMCSIIGLQTRIVVWRRMSEPSPLTIGDFVYSQDSRISIRRAVKQNEWNLVIKDVRPADAGVYECAVSSREKIKRLVLLRVTGTYRNVSRTSYTFENDILLSQPRVNVTGNDFVSKGQTILLTCNATGEDHAPDTVDWFINGLKVDKKNMPRVRVYNKVDIYRRTLLSTLEIRRSLMSDTGVYICRGPDEKTSKLTVHILDEKSIIDKRGFVNDSSAASYLFQWTAKCLVICVSATWFTHIWFIT; translated from the exons ATGCATTGGCATGGACAGTATCATAAGAtagcaaattttataataaaggaaaCTTACGTTTGGACAACAGTTATATTGTTAGCGTTCTTATGTG CCTTAAACGTCGAAGGACTAAAGTCTGATGTTCCTTATTTTGAGCCAAGAGAAAACAATGTATCATTCCACACCGGATCAACAGCTACCTTGATGTGTTCCATCATAGGACTCCAGACACGGATT gTTGTTTGGAGGCGGATGTCAGAACCTAGCCCTCTCACTATAGGAGATTTTGTTTATAGTCAAGATAGTAGAATATCAATACGAAGGGCAGTGAAGCAAAATGAATGGAATTTAGTTATCAAAGATGTGCGACCAGCTGATGCAGGAGTATATGAATGTGCAGTTAGTTCCAGAGAGAAAATTAAAAGACTTGTACTACTTAGAGTTACTG GAACGTACAGGAATGTATCTAGGACAAGTTATACTTTTGAAAACG ATATACTATTGTCACAACCAC gggTTAACGTAACAGGTAATGACTTTGTGAGCAAAGGTCAAACTATTTTACTTACATGTAATGCGACTGGTGAAGATCATGCTCCAGACACAGTTGACTGGTTTATCAATGGACTTAAAGTTGATAAGAAAAATATGCCCCGTGTACGGGTATATAATAAAGTTGACATTTATAGAAGAACGTTACTGAGTACACTAGAAATAAGACGTTCATTAATGAGTGATACAGGGGTATATATCTGTAGAGGGCCAGATGAAAAAACATCCAAGTTAACAGTTCATATATTAGATG AAAAGTCAATTATAGATAAACGTG GTTTTGTGAACGATTCATCAGCAGCTTCTTATTTATTTCAATGGACTGCAAAATGCTTAGTTATTTGTGTCTCTGCAACATGGTTTACACATATTTGGTTCATTACGTGA